The genomic window ACAAATTTGATTGCTAATTTGAGTAACAGTGCGGCTTTATTATTTGAAAGCTTACCAGATATCAATTGGGCGGGATTTTATTTGTACGAAAAAACATCAGACGAATTAGTCTTAGGTCCTTTTCAAGGTAAAGTAGCTTGTATAAGAATAAAAATAGGTGCAGGAGTTTGCGGAACGGCTTTCAAAAATAATACAACTCTAATTGTCAAAGATGTTTCTAAATTTAAAGGTCACATTGCTTGCGATGCTGCAAGTAAATCAGAAATCGTTATTCCCATTGTAATAAATGGTGAAAAAATAGGTGTTTTAGATATTGACGCTCCTATAACAAATCGATTCGATAAAACGGATCAACATTATTTAGAATTATTTGCTAAGATTTTACAAAAAAATAGCTAATCTGTACTTCACTGAAAATACAAAGCTTGCTCTTTAGAGTTACCCATTGTATAATTAATTTTGTGTAAAATAATGCAGCGTGAAAGTGGTATTCGCGTCAACAGTTTATTGCCAATATTGGTGCATTTGTGTAACCTGCGGCTGCAAAGGCGAAGAATGAAAAATAAACTGCACGGAGTATTGAACTATCAACTTATTATTTTACTCCAAAAAAAATATTATTGGAGGAATTTTATTATGTCACGTTATACAGGTCCAAGTTGGAAAATTTCACGTCGTCTAGGTATTTCACTTTCAGGTACAGGTAAAGAAATTGAACGCCGCCCTTACGCTCCCGGTCCTCATGGTCCAAACAGCCGTAAAAAATTAACTGAATACGGTTTACAATTACAAGAAAAACAAAAATTACGTAATATGTACGGTATGAACGAACGTCAATTTAAAAATCTATTTGTTAAAGCTGGAAAGATTAAAGAAGGTAAAGTTGGTGACAACTTTATGATCTTACTAGAACAACGTTTAGATAATGTTGTTTACCGTTTAGGTTTCGCAACTACTCGTCGTCAAGCTCGTCAAATAGTCAACCACGGTCATATCCTTGTTGATGGCAAACGTGTTGATATCCCATCTTACAGCGTTGCTGTTGGACAAGTTATCTCTGTTCGTGAAAAATCTAAAAACATGGAAATTATCACTTCTGCTGTTGAATCATTATTTGGACGTCCAGAATTTGTTAGTTTTGATGGAGAAAAATTAGAAGGATCATTGAACCGTTTACCTTTACGTGAAGAATTATATGCTGAAATCGATGAAGCATTTATCGTTGAGTTCTATAACCGCTAATTCAACTTTAATAAAAATAACAAACAAAAAACACAACTATAAAAAGTTGTGTTTTTTGTTTGTTTTTCTGTCGATTATAATAAGTCTGATTTCATTTCTAATTTTTTTTCGAGAAATTAAATTTGAACCAGATCAGCTAACTGCCAGTATCCTTCTACTCTTTATTTCACAATTCTGACATAATCTTTTTAAGTTTTTCATGATATATAAACACTTGATTCCTTAATAATTATAGATGCTTTATAATGACAGTAATAATTAATTTGAGGTGATGACTATGTTGATTGAAGTAAGTGATAGTTTTGGAAATGATATTAAGCGCTTAGCTGAAGCTGCTAATATAACTCCAGGTGAAGTAATTGAATCAAGCTTTAAAAATTCTTATTTTTTAAAAGAAGATTTACTGCATGGAAAAAATCACTTTTCAGATTTTATTGAGGAGTATCTCTCAGCTTTAAGCAGTTTAGACAATTTAAAAAGTGAGATGTTACTTGTTATCAAGAAAAGAGACGAATCAGATGCTATTCAACATGTTTTTAAAGAACTATTTAGACTTGCTAGCGAAGATATTACGTTATTGAATAAATTATTTCAAGTCTATAAACAATCCGATGATATTTCTAGTTTACTCTGATTTTCAACTCTTAAATAAAGTTCCTACACTTAAAATAAGTATTTCTTGCTTATTTTAGTTTGTCCTGGTAGATTATTTTTTATAGAGTGAAAACAGTTCTTTTATTTATTCAACTAATATAATTTATTTAAAGGAGTAATTATTGTGTATAACCAAACGATACTTGAAGTATCCGGTAAATCTATCACGTTAACACGCAATCGTTCGACATTTATTTTTTATCTATTATCTGATAGCGACGCATTAATTTTGTATGATTATATGGCTCGTTGTATCCATAAAAAATAACCAACAGATTCTGCATTAGAATTAGTCGGTTATTTTTTTGCTATTGTGTAAAGGTCAATTTGGATAAGCTTGAAAG from Carnobacterium iners includes these protein-coding regions:
- a CDS encoding GAF domain-containing protein — protein: MPKESYYRLINKQLSAVLGDETNLIANLSNSAALLFESLPDINWAGFYLYEKTSDELVLGPFQGKVACIRIKIGAGVCGTAFKNNTTLIVKDVSKFKGHIACDAASKSEIVIPIVINGEKIGVLDIDAPITNRFDKTDQHYLELFAKILQKNS
- the rpsD gene encoding 30S ribosomal protein S4, which gives rise to MSRYTGPSWKISRRLGISLSGTGKEIERRPYAPGPHGPNSRKKLTEYGLQLQEKQKLRNMYGMNERQFKNLFVKAGKIKEGKVGDNFMILLEQRLDNVVYRLGFATTRRQARQIVNHGHILVDGKRVDIPSYSVAVGQVISVREKSKNMEIITSAVESLFGRPEFVSFDGEKLEGSLNRLPLREELYAEIDEAFIVEFYNR